GATCTCGGGCCCGCCGAGCTTTTCCCACGCCAGCCGCTGCGCATCGCGCCAGGCCTCCTGCCGCGCTTCCTCCGCGGTCTCGCCGGTCACGTTGACCTCGATCCCGCCGACATTGATGTCCGTGCTGGCCATCAGCGGCGCGATGCCGCGATCCCCCTCGACCTGCGCGAAGGCGCCGCCCGCATAGAGCATGGCAAGCGCGCCGGTGGCGACGAGCAGGGCGATGGCGACACGCGCGAAGGGGGGAAGAGAGAGTGTCATCGGGGAAAGGTGTCCGCCTTTTGCCCAAGTGGCGATGGATTTCCAAGCGCGAAAGCGTAAGACGGGCGCGCAATGAGCGAGCCAGACAAAACAGACAGCCCCAAGAGCTACACCTACGAAGACGCCGGGGTCTCGATCTCGGCCGGCAACGCGCTGGTCAAGGCGATCGGCCCGCTGGTGCGCGCCACCGCGCGTCCGGGCGCCGATGCCGAGCTGGGCGGCTTCGGCGCGTTCTTCGATCCCAGGGCCGCCGGATTCAAGGACCCGCTGCTGGTCGCGGCGAACGATGGCGTGGGCACCAAGCTGAAGCTCGCGATCGATCATGACCGGCACGACACCGTCGGCATCGATCTGGTCGCGATGTGCGTCAACGATCTAATCGTGCAGGGTGCCGAACCGCTGTTCTTCCTCGACTATTTCGCGACCGGCAAGCTGGAGAGCGGAGTCGCCGAACGCGTCGTCGCGGGGATCGCCGAGGGCTGCAAGCAGGCGGGCTGCGCGCTGATCGGCGGCGAAACCGCCGAAATGCCGGGCATGTATGCGCCGGGCGACTACGACCTTGCGGGCTTCTGCGTCGGCGCGGTCGAGCGGGGCGAGCAGTTGATCGGCGACAGGATCGCGCCCGGCCACGTCCTCCTCGGCCTCGCCAGTTCGGGCGTGCACTCGAACGGCTTCTCGCTGGTGCGGCGGCTGGCGGAGGACAAGGGCTGGAAGATGGATCGCCCCGCGCTGTTCGACCAGGACAAGCTGCTGGTCGACCACCTGATGGAGCCGACGCGGATCTATGTCAGCAGCCTGCAGCCACTCATCCGCGATGGCCTGATCGACGGCCTGGCGCACATCACCGGCGGCGGGTTGCTCGAGAATATCCCGCGCGCCCTGCCCGATGGCTGCCGCGCGCTGGTCCACGCCTTGCGCTGGCCGCTGCCGCGGCTCATGGCCTTCCTTCAGGCACAGGGAAATATCGAGCCCGAGGAACTGGCCCGGACCTTCAACTGCGGCATCGGCATGGTGCTGATGGTGCGCGAAGAGAATGCTGTGGCGGCAACCGCGCGGCTGGAGGAAGCGGGCGAAACCGTCTTCCCCATCGGCACGGTCGAGGCGGGGACGCGCGGCTGCACG
The sequence above is a segment of the Alteriqipengyuania lutimaris genome. Coding sequences within it:
- the purM gene encoding phosphoribosylformylglycinamidine cyclo-ligase; this translates as MSEPDKTDSPKSYTYEDAGVSISAGNALVKAIGPLVRATARPGADAELGGFGAFFDPRAAGFKDPLLVAANDGVGTKLKLAIDHDRHDTVGIDLVAMCVNDLIVQGAEPLFFLDYFATGKLESGVAERVVAGIAEGCKQAGCALIGGETAEMPGMYAPGDYDLAGFCVGAVERGEQLIGDRIAPGHVLLGLASSGVHSNGFSLVRRLAEDKGWKMDRPALFDQDKLLVDHLMEPTRIYVSSLQPLIRDGLIDGLAHITGGGLLENIPRALPDGCRALVHALRWPLPRLMAFLQAQGNIEPEELARTFNCGIGMVLMVREENAVAATARLEEAGETVFPIGTVEAGTRGCTVKGNAGLWSGESDWIAEHDH